A region from the Drosophila ananassae strain 14024-0371.13 chromosome 2L, ASM1763931v2, whole genome shotgun sequence genome encodes:
- the LOC6500522 gene encoding short-chain specific acyl-CoA dehydrogenase, mitochondrial, with protein sequence MQQLIKVVRSLGQCSASGAWNLNRIGGVGGQRSIACLASLSETHQILQRTCREFANAELAPKARHHDREELFPAEQVRRLGELGLLSVAVREEYGGSGLDYQAYAIGMEEVARGDAAVAIVMGVNNLFLGAVQQHGSEEQKRDFLIPYTQGANIAFYALSEPGNGSDAGAASTTAKLEGDSYLLNGTKAWISNSKEASGGLVFATVDKSLKHKGITAFLTEKDVPGLSIAKKESKMGMRATSTCQLVLEDVQVPRSRVLGNPGDGFKIAMQSLDCGRIGIAAQATGIAQAALELAVDYSQKRIAFGKQLARMQLIQQKLADMASRVEASRLLTWRAAWLKDNGLPFTKEAAMAKLHASEAATYCSHQCIQVLGGMGYTTDLPAELYYRNSRVTEIYEGTSEIQRIVIANAVLRELGSE encoded by the exons ATGCAGCAGCTGATTAAAGTGGTGCGGTCGCTAG GTCAATGCTCGGCGAGCGGCGCATGGAACTTGAACCGCATTGGAGGAGTGGGTGGCCAGAGGAGCATTGCCTGCCTGGCATCTCTATCTGAGACCCATCAGATTTTGCAGAGGACGTGCCGGGAGTTCGCCAATGCGGAACTGGCACCTAAGGCTCGCCACCACGATCGTGAGGAGCTCTTTCCAGCAGAGCAGGTTCGGCGTCTGGGAGAGCTCGGTCTGCTTTCCGTGGCTGTGAGGGAGGAGTATG GTGGATCCGGATTGGACTACCAAGCGTACGCCATCGGTATGGAGGAAGTGGCACGGGGTGATGCCGCAGTGGCCATCGTGATGGGCGTGAATAACCTGTTCCTGGGTGCAGTGCAGCAACACGGAAGCGAAGAGCAAAAACGTGACTTTCTGATTCCATACACGCAGGGCGCCAATATTGCCTTTTACGCGCTTTCGGAGCCTGGAAATGGATCGGATGCAGGCGCTGCCAGCACCACAGCCAAGTTGGAGGGGGACAGTTACCTCCTCAACGGCACCAAAGCCTGGATCTCGAACTCAAAGGAGGCCAGCGGAGGCCTGGTCTTTGCAACTGTCGATAAATCACTGAAGCACAAGGGTATCACTGCCTTTCTCACGGAAAAGGATGTTCCAGGACTTTCCATAGCCAAGAAAGAGAGTAAGATGGGCATGagggccacctccacctgtcAGCTGGTCCTTGAGGATGTCCAAGTTCCGCGTTCCCGTGTTTTGGGCAACCCCGGCGATGGCTTCAAAATTGCCATGCAATCTCTGGATTGTGGGAGGATTGGAATCGCCGCCCAGGCCACAGGAATCGCCCAGGCGGCTCTCGAGTTGGCCGTAGACTACTCCCAGAAGCGGATAGCCTTCGGAAAGCAGTTGGCCCGGATGCAGCTCATTCAGCAGAAACTGGCGGACATGGCTAGTAGGGTGGAGGCTTCTCGACTTCTCACGTGGCGCGCCGCCTGGCTGAAGGACAACGGATTGCCCTTTACCAAGGAGGCAGCGATGGCCAAACTTCACGCCTCTGAGGCGGCCACCTACTGCAGTCATCAGTGCATCCAGGTGCTGGGCGGGATGGGCTACACCACTGATCTTCCCGCTGAGCTCTACTACCGTAATTCCCGGGTAACTGAGATCTACGAGGGAACCTCAGAGATTCAACGCATAGTAATTGCTAATGCAGTGCTCCGGGAGCTGGGTAGCGAGTGA